The Paenibacillus spongiae nucleotide sequence GGCATCATCCCGCAGCTGACGCAGATTAAGCCCCAAGGCAACATCAGGATACTGGGAAAGCTTGCTCTCCGTATGGTTGAACAGCTTGACCGCACCCGAATAGTTGCCGTTGCGCCAGTGGTAGAGAGCTACGGCTGCCTGCAGCAAGCCTTGATACATCCGGTTGCGGCCTTCCTCGAGCCACAGCTCCTCCATGACCTCATGGCATTCAAAGTAATCTTCGTCCTTGTTAAACAACACGATGAAGTGTACGAATTTCTCATCATACTCTGAAGCTGTTCCATGCTGCTCTGATTCGTGCCCTGCCGCCTGCATCAGCCATCACTGCCCTTCTTCGCGCGGTCGAGCGATTTGCTGAGGTCATCGGCAAGCTTCCTTATTCCGTAAGTATCCTCCAGCTCCCACAGCTCGTTGAACCGCAGCTGGAATTGTACCGCTTCCCGTACGCGGCGGAAGAAATACAGCTCTTGTATGTTGCTCAATACACTCGATACGATGTTCGATTTCTTCTCGAAATCGACTTGCGCATCGAGAATTTCATGCCTGATGTTGGACATTTCTTCATCGAGCTGAGAAGCCGCTTCCGCCGCTTTCTTCAAGCGCAATCTGACATCCTCGGGAAGGCTTTCTTTATATTTATAGTTCAGCGAATGCTCGATTGTCGCCCAGAAATTCATCGCCAGCGTGCGAATTTGAATTTCCGCCAGCACATTCTTCTGTCCGAGGCCCGTCTGAACCGGATATTCGACGATCATGTGATAGCTCCGATAACCGCTTTCCTTGAAGTTCGTAATGTAATCCTTCTCGTATACAAGCGTTAAATCCTTGCGTGAACGGATCAGACCCGCTACTTGGTGGATATCGTCTACGAATTGACACATGATGCGAATGCCTGCAATATCTTCGATTCCCGTTTCGATTTTCTCCATCGGCACATTCAGCCGTTTGGCCTTATCCAGAATGCTCGATACCCGCTTCACCCGTCCGGTGACGAACTCTACAGGGGTATAGGCATCTCTGGTCCTCAGCTCTGTTCGAAGCGTCTTGAATTTCACTTTCAATTCTTCAACCGTTTGTTCATAAGGCTGTAAAAATAAAGTCCAGTCTCTACCGTCCATTCAGCCGCCTCCTGTCCGTTAACGGTGATCAGCGCCTACCGCTTCCACGATGGTTGCAAATCCGTCTCTTCTTAGCCGTTCTTTCAAACCGCGTGCCAGAACGCGGAGCAGCTCCGGTCCGCAGTAAATGAGCGCCGTATAAATTTCAATTAAACTTGCGCCGGCGCGAATTTTATCGTATGCATCGTCCGCGGTAAAGATACCGCCGGAACCGATAATGGGCAGCTTGCCCCCGGTCTGCCGGTATACCTCGCGAATAACCTCGGTCGACCGCGCAGTGAGCGGCTTCCCGCTAAGTCCCCCCGTCTCCTTGGCATTCGGGTGTCGCAGACCTTCACGGCTAATCGTCGTGTTCGAAGCGATGATGCCTGCTGCGCCGCTCGTCGCGATGGTATCTACGGTATATCCCAACTGCTCGCTTGTCATATCCGGGGCAATCTTCACTAGTACCGGCTTAATCGGGCCTCCATGCTTTCTTGCCTGAACGCCCATTTCCTCCATGACCGTGGTCAGCAGAAGCTGCAGCTCGTCTCCATGCTGCAGAGCCCGCAGGTCCGGCGTATTCGGAGAGCTGATATTCACGACAAAGAAGTCTCCGTAAGGATACAGGATCTTCAAGCATGCCCGGTAATCCTCATGGGCTTGATCGTTCGGGGTCGTCTTATTCTTCCCAATATTGACGGCGATTGGAATCGGATGCTTCTTGCCTTGGGACAGCCGCTTGGCCATCGCCTCGGCGCCTTCATTATTGAAGCCCATCCGATTGACGAGCGCTTCGTCAGACGGAAGTCTGAACAGGCGCGGTTGCTCGTTGCCCGCCTGCCCTTTGGGCGTTACCGTGCCGACCTCGGCAAAGCCGAACCCGATGTTGGCAAACATGCCGACCGACTTGGCGTTCTTATCCAGACCGGCCGCTAGTCCGATGGGATGCGGGAATCGCAGTCCGAATAAATCGACAGCCAGCTCGGGACTTTCTTCTACACCGAACATAGACCGCATCAAGCCGGGAATGCCGGGCATCCTCTCAGCTGTATGCAGTCCGTCAATGACCAAGTGGTGGGCTTTCTCCGGGTCGATTCGAAATAAGAATGGCTTGGCCAATTTGGAATACAACAACGTACTTCACTCCGTTCTTCTATTTAGCTCTACGACACATTTTATCTTTTTCCGTAACAAAAAGAAAGAGCCCGGGATTGCCGCGCTCCTTCGCATTCCTCAGGCGGTTGCAAGGTGAAACCATATTGCGGCCTATCCCGTAAACGGATACAATGATAGTATATGTTCGATTATATGAGATAGAGAGGTTGATCGGCATGAGCCAAACGAAGAAAAAACCGCCAATGATGAAGACGAAACCGAAAGAAACCGTAAATAAGAAAGCATTGATTTGGATCGGAGCATCCTTCGTACTCGTTGTTATTGTAATGACACTGCTCCTCATACTCGATAAATAATTACATTCACTATGATAACCAACGGTATACAACAGCGGGGTTCGTCTCGTCCTGCGTCGGCTGCAAGCGGAAGCGTTTGTCGGCCGGCTGCGGTTCATCGGGAAGAACGCCGCTTTTAATATTCACCTTGGTCCCGAGCGGCACCAGGTCATACAGTTCCTCGACATCCTCTTTTCTCATGCGGATACAACCGAGCGATTCATCCTTGCCGATGCTGTCAGGCTCATTCGTTCCGTGAATCGCATACAGCGTATTCGATAACGTCATGCCGCGGCTCCCGAACTCTCCATTATCCTTCCCATTCGGATTCTTCACCTTCTCGCTAATATAGAAGCTGCCTGATGGGGTCTTGTCCCCGCCTAGTCCAACCGGATAGCTGCGAACGACCACATCGCCGCTCACCACCGCAAGCCGGTACGCATCTGCATCTACAACGATCGATAGCGGTGCTCGAGGCAAATGATCCGCACCCCCATTAGACATCGCCCCCTTGCCCGCCTGATTCATCTGGCCCTT carries:
- a CDS encoding DUF309 domain-containing protein yields the protein MQAAGHESEQHGTASEYDEKFVHFIVLFNKDEDYFECHEVMEELWLEEGRNRMYQGLLQAAVALYHWRNGNYSGAVKLFNHTESKLSQYPDVALGLNLRQLRDDAVRCLAPLVSWVEGGGEQAEGQPPPFAPFRLHVVDERLLEMVEAMAQIPLEQRLRIEESDG
- a CDS encoding GTP pyrophosphokinase; translation: MDGRDWTLFLQPYEQTVEELKVKFKTLRTELRTRDAYTPVEFVTGRVKRVSSILDKAKRLNVPMEKIETGIEDIAGIRIMCQFVDDIHQVAGLIRSRKDLTLVYEKDYITNFKESGYRSYHMIVEYPVQTGLGQKNVLAEIQIRTLAMNFWATIEHSLNYKYKESLPEDVRLRLKKAAEAASQLDEEMSNIRHEILDAQVDFEKKSNIVSSVLSNIQELYFFRRVREAVQFQLRFNELWELEDTYGIRKLADDLSKSLDRAKKGSDG
- a CDS encoding quinone-dependent dihydroorotate dehydrogenase; translated protein: MLYSKLAKPFLFRIDPEKAHHLVIDGLHTAERMPGIPGLMRSMFGVEESPELAVDLFGLRFPHPIGLAAGLDKNAKSVGMFANIGFGFAEVGTVTPKGQAGNEQPRLFRLPSDEALVNRMGFNNEGAEAMAKRLSQGKKHPIPIAVNIGKNKTTPNDQAHEDYRACLKILYPYGDFFVVNISSPNTPDLRALQHGDELQLLLTTVMEEMGVQARKHGGPIKPVLVKIAPDMTSEQLGYTVDTIATSGAAGIIASNTTISREGLRHPNAKETGGLSGKPLTARSTEVIREVYRQTGGKLPIIGSGGIFTADDAYDKIRAGASLIEIYTALIYCGPELLRVLARGLKERLRRDGFATIVEAVGADHR